The DNA sequence ggaCTTTAGGAGTCAAAGGTTTTGTAAAAATGGAGATGTTCTGAAGCAGGTCGGCAGCCTTCAAGTAAACTGAGACGACATCTGCACCAACATGACACCAGATTAACCACAGGATATCTATCAAGCCGTTTAATGGATCGATAGCCACGTGTGAATAttcacaaagagagagagagagaaaaaaaaaagcatttcatagATCAAAACTAGCTTCTAGTTTGTAACTTTAAATAACCATGTAAGCTTAAATCTTTGATAGAAAACCCACAAACCAAACTccagtctttttgtttgttttttttttctttttacttcagTTAAGAAAGTTACACAAAAGGTGGCAAATTTGTcgacaataaataataaataatttttgtTGCACGGGAACAAACGAAACATTTTTTCCAGAGCTAacggtatttttttttttttaacttattatTAATTATACACATctttgggaaagaaaaaaaaaaatattctcgGACGGACACTAACTCACACAAATGTCCCACGAAGCTTGTGGCAAAATAGAGGTATACCTTGTTGCAAATGCTTTAGTACTTGGGTCATGAAGGAAATCGTGAAGttaaatgaagaaaagcagtgctGTTCCCCTCCGAACGTCTGTCATGTGATGATGTGCATGTATCGAATTATAAAATCACCAGTCACTGTTTTTTCCATTCAAAATAGCACACAGCAAGTATAAGATTCAGGATTCAGAGTCCTCTCCTTTTTCAGAGGTCCACATATCGATGGAATCAGGTTCATGTCTTCTCGTTTTGGCAACTGTGACCAGGTGTGAACGTGCAGCACCGGCCATGATGACGCATCTTCTGGATGGACATTAGAGTGGGTGGCTGTGATAAAATCCCATGATTGTCTTCACAGTGTCAAAATACAACCAGGGGGGTTGTTTGGTgcagtcggggggggggggggggggggagaagggtGGCGGGGTGAACAGGGACCGTGTGTTCACTTCAGTCCGTCCATGCGGCGCCGGCTCAGGCCTCGATGGGGCTGGATACCATGCTGTTCGGCGTGTCTGGAAGCTGAGACGACATGGACGCTACTTCGCTGCCCGTCGAGTTCGAGCCCGGCCCTCCCTCCGAGAAAGTGACCTGCGGACACATCAGGCGGGAGTCAGGAACATCTGCACAGCTACAGCACAGGGGAGACTTGAGGACGAGCAGGCCTACTCAGCATGGAGGCGCAGACTCATAGGAAACACATCGGACTATGTAAGTAAACGCACGAACCGACGTTATCGCCCAGTGGCCTGTCATTCCACTGGATGTctgggccaaaaaaaaaaaaaaaaaaaaagtttgggccTACTCATTAACAGCGACCAGAGGATGGCTGAGAACAACTATAACTACAAGCTGAGGAAGTCTAATTTACATCAGGGAAAGTGGACTTGACATATAATTGTAGATTTCATACAGCCAGTTCTATGGAGGATCAAACTGTCTGATGACGGTGTAGTGATGAAATCTTCGGCTACCTGGATATGAAAGGGAAAAAACCCACTTTGACTTGTATGTGCTGCTCTGCGGGGGTGATGTCTGGTTACAGCCACGCTTTGCTTATTGTTGAGATCTTAATCCTGGTCtccaattaaataaaataagtcTAGTTCCTTAATATCTACGCACTCCATAACTAACACTGTTGTCTGTTAGTTGTCTAAAAACAGCCCAGCTTTCCCGCAGCCAAACAGCGGATGAATTGCGTGTCACATTCCAGTTTTTTGTTGTAGTAACTCCTAATAATCCACTCATATGGCGCAGAAACGCGTGTCCACCTACAGTGTGAGCGCTTCTATGTTTCAGAGACCGTGCCATGCTGTCTGAGAGCGcgactcaaacaaacacaccggtaaaaaaaaaaaaaaaaagaaaagaaaagaaaaagaaagaattgatAAAATGATCTCCAAACGTGCTAAAGCCAAAAGCCTGTGTCTGTGCTGAGGAAACGTTTTCACCAACATGAAACCACCCCGACATAAAACAAGTGAGATGGTTCAGATCTGCGTGTCCGTCCAAATATTAggaattgaaaagaaaaagatcacgGAGGAAACGCTCTGTGAAGCGGAAGctgcgtgttttttttgtaaatgtagcTTCTGATGGAGCATTTCAGAGTCTAGACAGCTGCAAGAATACCGACAGATAGGTGTGGTCGAATtgcaattattaaaaaaatgaactaCTTTCTCCAttcagagaaaatgtgattGTTCTGCACTTCAAATGTACAGAATAGAAATCGAGTTTCTTAAAGAACAGGAAGCAAAGAAATGACTTAGTCAACTAAAAACACGAACCAGTTGTTGGAAGGCCGGCTGGTCGATGTCGCTCTGCAGGGCGAAGTCGCTGAGGACCTTCCAGGGCGGCTGGTAGCTCTGCACCTCCACCGGGTTGGCCTGGATGCCGCCGTCGTGCCGCTCCGGACTGGCTGCCACCATCGGGGTGCCCGTCATTCCCTGGATGTTCTGGAAGAGGACGTCTCGTGGTCAGCACCTCACATCTCTCTTTGTGGGTGATTACAGATGATACAGTGGGTGGctggccgtgtgtgtgtgtgtgtgtgtgtgtgtgtgtgtgtgtgtgtgtgtgtgtgtgtgtgtgagagagagagagagcgcgcgcgcgcgcgtgaGAGTGTACATGCACATGCGCCTGTGCGTGTGTACCTCTGTAATAAATGAATCAACCATTCAATCAGGGCAATCAATAAACAAGtgaagaaaagacagataaacagaaacacacgtgtgtgtaagagagagagagagagagagtgtgtgtgtgtgtgtgtgtgtgtgtgtgtgtgtgtgtgtgtgtgtgtgtgtgtgtgtgtgtgtgtgtgtgtgtgtgtgtgtgtgtgtgtggtgaaacaCAGGACCCTTGGATCACCATGCCCTGTGACAGAGGTGCTCTGCAGGCTGCTCGGTCAGGCCGCATGGAAAGATGCTACCTTTAATCTACACTGGCTTTAATTTGACTGAACTTTAACTTATTTAATACTGAAATGCAGGTGGACAGCGGCTGAGGTCTGTCTTTGGTCAGAGtacaatacatttgttttatgtccTTCAGTATCGCTCCCATCCGGTCCGAGTGGTGTGCAGAGGGTGCAGTGCTGCTCAGTAACATCCTCTTACCGTCTTGTCAtttggctgctgttgctgcagctgcttcatcaGCAGGctcctcttcttgtctttgcACCGCTTATTCTGGAACCAGACCCGGATCACCCGCGGGCTGAGGCCGGTCATTTCAACGAGCTGCTCCTTCATGAGAGCGTCGGGCCTCGGGTTGGCGTTGTAGCAGGTCCGCAGCGTGTGCAGCTGCTTCTCGTTTAGCACCGTCCGGACGCGGGTCGTCTTCTCCGGCTGTTTGTGGACGTGAGGCCGCAGCGCGGGCTGCCGGGCGGAGATTGGTTCTGCTGTTGGGAGAGGACGGACAGACAACCCAGAGGAAGATCAGTCaatcagtgaaatgtgtgtgcagagaggctttacactgacagaaatgACGTGCACGGAGAAGACACACTCGTCAGGTTTATGCAGGTCTCTCCCGCCGCTCCTGCAGCGCATGATGCTGAACTTTGGTAATGATGAGTTTTTCTTCCATCACTGTCACAGAAACGTGTCTGGCTTGGTAGCTTTATACCATTCTCCAAACACCACGCTGCTGACCTTACAGGCAGGCGGAGGACCTCTTCAGCGTGAGATCAGCCAGATGACAGTGCGTTAATAAATCTGTTTGAAATGGGCTCGTGATAAAGACCCTTCAGATACAGCTACGGTCTAACATATCTGCATATCTGGTTTGAATGCAGGAGAACAGTGCGGCTCTGACTGAACCTTCTGATGATCCAAGGTCGAAACGTGCTTAAAAACGCACCAGGGCGAGCTGGCGACACACAAGGCCAGACAACCCCAACCAACCCCCCGCAGACACGCGCTGCGCTGCGcggcacggcacggcacggcacggcacggcacgTGAAGCCGAGTTAAGAACAAACGCATCCCGGACCCACTGCCGGGTTTTTTTTCGCACTCCTCAGCAGTGATAACTTGCTGTAGGCCTATTTCTGACAGCAGCGCCCACTGTATCTAATCTAACAGAGCCTGGAATGACTGAGCAGCGGGAGGACAAAAACCATGTTCCGAGGAGCAGACAGCAGAGCCAGCTCAACACCAACAGCTCCTGCCGTCAGTGGACCCGTTACTGTGCCCTCAGCTACATTATGATCCGGATAAAAGCCAGTAAATCACTCAGACATTACACTCAGGGTGGAAAACACTGCGTCTTCATACAACTCTGTGACAAGGTGAAAAGCAATAGCAGCAGCCGGCGTCAATGTGAATCACCGCAGTCTCACGCAGAGTCAACTCGGAGAAGGAGTGTATTCAACGAGCACCCGACCAACATCCAAGCAGGGGAACAGACTCCAGAGCTCGAGGAAAAGTCACAGCCAGACACGCAAAGCAAGTTTCAGTATTCCACCAGCCAGAGTCCTGGCGGCCTGTCTCCCACTCCCCGGGATGTTACCTGCCATCTGCAGCGGTCTGGCTGGGTGCAGCGGGCTGAGCGGGTCTCCGGTGCCCAGACTGGCCCGTTCTACCACGTCGTGGTCGGCCCGACAGAAGAGCCCGTCCTCCCGCAGAGCGAACTCGTCCCCCGGGATGAGCTGCCGACTGCACGCCACGCAACGGAAACATTCGATGTGGTAGACCTTGGAGCGGGCCCTCATCACGAAGTCGTTCTTGCTGAAGCCGATGTTGCATTTAGCGCATTTAATCCCGTATAacctgcgacacacacacacacacacacacaaggtccGATCACTTCGACTGCAGGAAGCACAGCTGCCATGACCGAAATAACACGACCGATCATTTTATACAAggacaacaaaaatataataataataataataataataataataataataataataataataataatatgccTCACGGTTTCAATTTTAAACAGTCATACGTGATTTTTCTTTACGTCatatttaataattttaaaacagtttcacataattatttattgttgctataattattattgatagtAATGTTATTGTTTATGACGTAGCCTACCTCGTCATAATATCATTAGAGTGAAATTAATTTTGGACTGTAGTTTTATGTACAGTGTTATCTTAGAGATACATGTGAAGCAGAAATGTTGTGACGGGACAATAAATGAAGGCCTGCTCCAGCTGTATCGAACCTCTGCTGACGAGTTGGAACTACACCAAATTAGTGATTCATTTACAGGCTTTGTTGatattataattaatataacttagaaaaaaaagtaacattttttttttcccattgtgTTTTACAAGTCCACCTGACACATAGCATAGCTACGATCTGATCCGAATCATTAATTAGCCAATAAATGACTTATGAAGGCCTGGTGTAGAGTGCTtcggtttttttgttttttttgcttttgtttttttgtttttgtttttgtttttaaaaacaaaataaaaatacacccGATAAACGTGAGTGAAATATTGATGTCTTAATGATAACAGGTGTCGTCGCAGTAAAGATGATAATGTTCGTACTaatgaaaatcatttaatccactgaaaacaagtctgcctgtgtgtctgaaatcactccGAACATTGTCAAACTAAAATGACGAAatatagaataataataattccaGTCTCCgtgcagctccagctcctgtcTTGTATATGAAAGGACCGTCCCGTCCCGTCCCGTCCCGTCCCGGCCCGGCCGTCCTACCTGATGTAGTCCCGTTTACAGTACGTCTTTCCGTCCCTGACGAAGCACGTGCAGGACTCGTCCAGGTACTGGCTGCACTCGGCACATTTGAGACAGGCGGCGTGCCACTCCAGGTCCGGGGAGACCCGCAGGATGTACTGGTCGTGGATCTGGTTCCCGCAGCCCACGCACAAAGACACCAGCCGCTTCTCTGAAAGACCAGCATGAGCAGGACACATCACATAACCGGCCACAGCTGTCCGCTGACAGACCGTCTCATCTTCTAATGTAGCCTACCAACTGAcctaaaattattattattattattattattattattattattattattattattattaagctATTGTTTCTGAATAGCCTGAATGAAAAAGTCCATCGGTCATATCAGATTACATCAACCTTTACTGACACTTCTATcaaattttgcattttttttgtttccagtgacTTTTAAAGGCCATAAAAGATGTCCTGtctgcagcatcacacacaACTAATTCAACTCTTGAGTTGTGATGAATTCACTCGCAGCATCGCATCCAAACACTGAAAAAGTTTCTTACTTTTCGGCGGGTCCCCCATGTCTCCCATGTCCACAAAGTAAGGCGGTGTTGGGTCCACTGTCACAACGGGCTGCGGCACCTGGAAGGCTGGATGTGTCCTCCGCTGCCGGGCTGCCAGGCCTGGGGCTTTACTGTCCGGCTtggagagggagtgtgtgtatgtgttagtTGCCGGTGTGTGTGGAGCTCTGATCCTGACGAGCGGTGGGGCTGACGTAGGACAGCAGAACGTCATCTGCATGAGCAGCTGATTGGCTCCGCAGACCCTGACCAGCACTAACCACACACGCACGtaagcgcgcgcacacacacacacacacacacacacacacacacacacacacacacacacacacacacacacacacacacaggcatactTGCTCctcatcatttgttttcagcgtcgctctgctctgttttctcttatttttttcgTTCGTTTGTTTACATGATTTTCcataaaaggaaataaaaactttaattaaaagaaaaatgaatgtatttattttctctctgtggtcCAGTAATGATATAGCCTAGTTAAAGGATGTCTTATGCCGCTGTCAGATGAAAACCTCACAATAACTTTTCAGAAACTCAGCCTTGTGAGAGATTACTCTGGAAAGCacaacttaaaaaagaaaaaaaaaagaaaaaaaaaagactgactaTGTAGAATCTTAGGGGAACATTTAATCCCCAAACCTTACGAAACATATCGCGAAAATATGCACATGCGTGGTTTTCAGCAGAGAACCGCTGATAGTATGAGCCCTAAATCAGAGCGGGGACAGGCCAGGACCCGCAGGagcagctctgacacacaccaacacgcCCTCTTGTGTCTGTAACCTACTGGCTCCGAAAACATACAACAGTAACAGACAGAGGACACTTCTTGCAGTGTTATTAAAATCAATTTGCGcataaaaaagcacaacagatcaataaaatgaaacagaatacATGCAGTAGATAATGACagggaagtgaaaaaaaacaaacctcagaaGGAAATGTGCAGGAAGAGTgaacaaatgataaataaaaatacaacccATCAGagtacaaagacaaacagttaAAATAGCATGAACCATCTGAAGAGAAGATGATGCATTGTTGAGCGGGCGTGTCAAAAATGCATGGATAGCTTCTTCCTTGGAATCTTACGGAAAATTGTGAAAAGTTTGTTCTGAAAATGGCTGGATGAAGATTATTGGTTGACCTTGTATTATAATCATGGATATGGGAATTGAActgaaaatacattcagttgtgaattgactgaaaaacaaacaaacaacacaaaaagtgTTCATGTGATTTAAAGATAGGGAGCATTTACAGAGAGTGGATACTTGAAAAATGCTAGTCCAAATAATGTTGCAGTGGGAGATGTAGGGATAGCGCCAAAAGATGTCACATTTCCCTGATGACTCCGATATTGTTTGTTATAACAGAAACAATGTTACATGATTTTTCCgggtgacattttcatttataagaAATCAGATAGATTTAGCGTCTGTAAGCTTTTCTAAGATATATTTGGCAATATGTTCATCATGGAATGGGATTTTGGTTTGTGCATTTCTAGGCATAAACATCATGTATAcactttcctctgttttgaaTGATAAATTGTTTGCTTTCAACTAGGTGTAAACTTTACTCAAATGTGCGTTCATTTCTGATActattactttttttatttctttaacgGATGGAAAAATATTGTAATCATCtgtgaacatgatgaaaaatgtttgcagtAAGGTCAagttttaaatcatttacatgaataaagaaatgtaaaggtCCCAGGATTGATCCTTGTGGCACCCCACAAGAAATCAAGCTATAATCCCATCATGTATTACAAATTGCTTCTTGCTGATAAGCAGCTTTTGAACCATAACAGATCTGTTCCACTTAAACCATAAGGATACtttttctgtaataaaacaacatcacagttAAGTGTATAAAATGCCTTTGATAGATCAACAAGCACCCCAACTGTAATTTCCTTAATTTCAAGGGTTTTAATGATGCTGTCAAAAAGTTGTGTGACGGCCACTGATGGTGAATGATACTCCCTGAACACATAATGATGGGCATTAagaatattattatcattaaactACAACAAGCAATTGTCGACAAGTTTTTCTAATAGTTTGGATGAACATGGCAGAATAGATATTGGTCTGTAATTGAAAAATAAGCATGGATCATCTACTTTAAAGAGACATGATTTTAGCTTATTTAGTTGATACGGAAAAACACCCATTTcaagagagagattaaaaacatgaaggagCGGTTCAGAGGCGTTAAGTATTGAAGGTTTCAACTCACCAAGACCTAGGGCAGTTTGTTTGTGGATGATATCCACAAGCTCATCCTCACTGATGGGAGAGAATacaaaggtggaggaggggctTTTAATTCAAGAGATAGACAGTTGGGTCTGTGGTATGTTGTCTGCAAGTGAAATACCAATATTcgcaaaataaatgattttgcCAACCCCTTAGGATTTACTTGAACATCAATTCAATCAGTTTCTTTAATTAatattcagtcatcatcatcttcaaTACTGTATTTATATCTTTCCAAGAGTAAAACAATCTTATCATGGATACAGTATTTAGATGACCTCAAGAAGCGATTACATCAGTTCAAAATTACAAGAGAGGATCAGTAAAGTAACCCTGACTGAGATTATGCTTCttggaaaaataacatttcaagcAATTAGTTAATCATCAATCGCTGGGGGTGATGggctttttttgtctttggaaTGGAAATGCCTCATCAAAGGTATTAAAAATACACCATATGCAACTTGATGATCACGTTCATCTTCAACCACAGACCAAGTGGCTGTGAACAACCTGTCAATGAATTTGTTAATATAATTAACATCTAGCAACTTGGGGAACAAGATGAAGTACAAGAAGGTGGCCAAATAAGTAACCAGGTAGTCCAGGGGCACAACATGAATTTGTTAGTATATAAAGACAAGACATTAAGATGGTCATTAAATTGAGATGACTCACCCATgacatggcttttttttcttgtttgaaatCTTACCTTAAGCTTATGGTGAAGCAATTGATAATGGAAATTGGCACTATAAATAATGCCAACAATAACCTCCCTGGAGACAGACTCAACAAGGTCCAAAAAGACAGCCTTGGCTTCATCTCCAACTAAAGCAACAAGATCAGTGCGAAGGGAAGATGTTGAAGAGTTGCTTCAACAAAGAGAGACCTCTGCCTCAGTTAGATCTAAAACAGGGATAGTTACTATGgccagtgacagaaaacataGACACCCCCTGGCTATTTCACCAGGAAATAGCCAAGTTTGATGCTGATGCTGTACAGTTTGATTTCACTTCTGTTTTGCTCCCAGAAATCATACCAACAGGGCTAGGTGATGCATCAATCTGATATTTTATAGCGGGCTTTTCTACAGTGGAGACTGTTTTCATGAGAAAAGCTATGccatctgtcttttgttgcaACATAGAAAACGATTTTCCTGACTCGTGTTATTGGGTATATTATGCATTTCAAAATTactattttgtttatatttgatgATTGTGGTTGACAGTTAATGCCTGGT is a window from the Acanthopagrus latus isolate v.2019 chromosome 5, fAcaLat1.1, whole genome shotgun sequence genome containing:
- the isl1 gene encoding insulin gene enhancer protein isl-1 isoform X2 → MGDMGDPPKKKRLVSLCVGCGNQIHDQYILRVSPDLEWHAACLKCAECSQYLDESCTCFVRDGKTYCKRDYIRLYGIKCAKCNIGFSKNDFVMRARSKVYHIECFRCVACSRQLIPGDEFALREDGLFCRADHDVVERASLGTGDPLSPLHPARPLQMAEPISARQPALRPHVHKQPEKTTRVRTVLNEKQLHTLRTCYNANPRPDALMKEQLVEMTGLSPRVIRVWFQNKRCKDKKRSLLMKQLQQQQPNDKTNIQGMTGTPMVAASPERHDGGIQANPVEVQSYQPPWKVLSDFALQSDIDQPAFQQLVTFSEGGPGSNSTGSEVASMSSQLPDTPNSMVSSPIEA
- the isl1 gene encoding insulin gene enhancer protein isl-1 isoform X1 → MGDMGDPPKKKRLVSLCVGCGNQIHDQYILRVSPDLEWHAACLKCAECSQYLDESCTCFVRDGKTYCKRDYIRLYGIKCAKCNIGFSKNDFVMRARSKVYHIECFRCVACSRQLIPGDEFALREDGLFCRADHDVVERASLGTGDPLSPLHPARPLQMAAEPISARQPALRPHVHKQPEKTTRVRTVLNEKQLHTLRTCYNANPRPDALMKEQLVEMTGLSPRVIRVWFQNKRCKDKKRSLLMKQLQQQQPNDKTNIQGMTGTPMVAASPERHDGGIQANPVEVQSYQPPWKVLSDFALQSDIDQPAFQQLVTFSEGGPGSNSTGSEVASMSSQLPDTPNSMVSSPIEA